Proteins encoded together in one Musa acuminata AAA Group cultivar baxijiao chromosome BXJ3-6, Cavendish_Baxijiao_AAA, whole genome shotgun sequence window:
- the LOC103990204 gene encoding pleckstrin homology domain-containing protein 1-like: MAASLWRSVFGGSTSAAEDEGGVAFWSNPERAGWLTKQGEYIKTWRRRWFVLKQGKLFWFKDSHVTRASAPRGVIPVASCLTVKGAEDVLNRPFAFEISTRAETMYFIADTEKEKEEWINSIGRSIVQHSRSLADAEVVDYESTKRTAKAPDGDQI, encoded by the coding sequence ATGGCGGCGAGCCTGTGGCGGTCGGTGTTCGGGGGGTCGACCTCCGCGGCGGAGGATGAGGGAGGCGTAGCGTTCTGGTCGAACCCGGAGCGGGCGGGGTGGCTGACAAAGCAGGGGGAGTACATCAAGACGTGGCGCCGCCGGTGGTTCGTGCTGAAGCAGGGGAAGCTCTTCTGGTTCAAGGACTCCCACGTCACCCGCGCCTCCGCCCCTCGTGGCGTCATCCCCGTCGCCTCCTGCCTCACCGTCAAGGGCGCCGAGGACGTCCTCAACCGACCCTTCGCCTTCGAGATCTCCACCCGGGCCGAGACCATGTACTTCATCGCCGACACTGAGAAGGAGAAAGAGGAGTGGATCAACTCCATCGGCCGCTCCATCGTCCAGCACTCCCGGTCCCTGGCCGACGCCGAGGTCGTCGACTACGAATCCACCAAGAGGACCGCCAAGGCTCCCGACGGCGATCAAATCTGA